A window of the Victivallis lenta genome harbors these coding sequences:
- a CDS encoding helix-turn-helix domain-containing protein, whose translation MPLSHFEELGLLSLCGQVDLKFVNFFYGTNPGSWKSRFPYNRLLFILESDGASTFGDGIRSCRAERGSWFLLPPFQEITHDHNETMLHLSIHFRLTVCGGFELLSGRHAFFCGRDPVLVNGVISEIREKDALRLASGLCAWCWTVLHRVMPQVSSSAVPALYANPAYAELFDFFWKHATAATRVGDMAAFLRMAPESFVKKFTRDTGISPGKFLNRIVAAHAMTMLSGDRRSIKEIAAALEFCNEFYFSRFFRRESGMSPREFRKRFLPAAFPEFPRP comes from the coding sequence ATGCCGCTTTCCCATTTCGAAGAGCTCGGACTGCTTTCGCTCTGCGGGCAGGTCGATTTGAAATTCGTCAATTTTTTTTACGGAACGAACCCCGGATCCTGGAAAAGCCGTTTCCCGTACAACCGGCTCCTGTTCATTCTCGAGTCGGATGGCGCGAGCACCTTCGGGGACGGCATCCGCAGCTGCCGCGCGGAACGCGGCAGCTGGTTTCTGCTTCCGCCGTTTCAGGAGATCACGCACGACCACAATGAGACGATGCTCCATTTGTCGATCCACTTCCGGCTGACGGTCTGCGGCGGCTTTGAGCTGCTTTCCGGCAGACATGCGTTTTTCTGCGGCCGGGACCCGGTGCTCGTCAACGGCGTCATTTCGGAAATCCGGGAAAAGGATGCGCTGCGGCTGGCTTCCGGATTGTGCGCCTGGTGCTGGACGGTTCTTCACCGGGTCATGCCGCAGGTCTCCTCTTCCGCGGTTCCGGCGCTGTATGCGAATCCGGCCTATGCGGAATTGTTTGATTTTTTCTGGAAACACGCCACGGCCGCGACGCGGGTCGGCGACATGGCCGCTTTTCTCAGGATGGCCCCGGAGTCGTTCGTCAAGAAATTCACCCGCGACACCGGAATCTCGCCCGGAAAATTCCTCAACCGCATCGTGGCCGCCCATGCGATGACCATGCTCTCCGGAGACCGGCGCTCGATCAAGGAGATCGCCGCCGCGCTCGAATTCTGCAACGAATTTTATTTCTCGCGTTTTTTCCGGCGCGAAAGCGGCATGTCGCCGCGGGAATTCCGGAAACGTTTTCTTCCGGCCGCGTTTCCGGAATTCCCGCGGCCGTGA